TGCCGCCGCCGAACGGGATCCACTGGTAGAGGTCGGGGCGCGCGCCTTCGAAGCGGTGCGGGTCGAAGGTGGCCGCGTGCGGGAACACCGCGTCGTCGTCGTGGATCAGGGCGATGCTGACGAGCACCGCGTACCCCTTCGGCAAGGTCCAGCGGCCGAGCTGGTAGCCGTCCTGCTTGACCTGGCGCGCGGTCAGGTCGATGACCGGGCGGGTGCGCTGGACCTCGAGGATCGTGGCGTCGAGGAGCTTCCCGTCGTCTTCGTTCAGCTCTTCCAGCAGCGTGGGGTGCCGGCGGAGGCGTTCGACGGCCCAGGCCAGCGTCGTCGCCGTGGTTTCGTGCCCCGCCGTGAGGAGGGTGAGGAGCTGGTCGGCGATCTCGTCGCGGCTGAGCCCGGATCCGTCGTCGTAGCGGGTCTGCAGCATCATCGAGAGGACGTCGTCGCCGTCCGGGCGGGCCTTCGCGATCAGCCGGTCGACGATCGCGTCGTATTCGCGGCGCATCCGTTCGAAGCGGCGCCAGGGGTTGAAGCGGCCCTTCTTCGGGATGGGCGCGACGGCCAGCCGGGAGCCGAGGGTGACGAACGGCGGGAGCAGCTCGCGCAGCTCGGCGAACTCGGCCCCTTCGGCGCCGAACACGGCGCGGAGGATGGCGTTGAGCGTGATCCGCATCATCGACGGCAGGGTGGCGAACGCTTTTCCGTCCGGCCAGCTCTCCAGCTCACGCAGGGTTTCTTCTTCGACGATCTTCTCGTACGCGGCGAGCCGGCGGCCGTGGAAGGGCGGCACGAGGAGCTTGCGCTGCTTTTTGTGCTCGTCGCCCGACAGCGCGAACATCGAGTGCGGGCCGAGCACCCGGCCGAGGTTGACCTCGAGGTTGTCGACGAGGTCGGACCCGGAGGTGAAGAGCTGCTTGATCTCGGCCGGGTCGCTGATCACGACGGC
This genomic window from Amycolatopsis mongoliensis contains:
- a CDS encoding cytochrome P450, whose product is MTTMTTAVTLPPGPTAPRAVQGAYALTFPLRGMRRLRERYGDAFTVNVPIFGHAVVISDPAEIKQLFTSGSDLVDNLEVNLGRVLGPHSMFALSGDEHKKQRKLLVPPFHGRRLAAYEKIVEEETLRELESWPDGKAFATLPSMMRITLNAILRAVFGAEGAEFAELRELLPPFVTLGSRLAVAPIPKKGRFNPWRRFERMRREYDAIVDRLIAKARPDGDDVLSMMLQTRYDDGSGLSRDEIADQLLTLLTAGHETTATTLAWAVERLRRHPTLLEELNEDDGKLLDATILEVQRTRPVIDLTARQVKQDGYQLGRWTLPKGYAVLVSIALIHDDDAVFPHAATFDPHRFEGARPDLYQWIPFGGGTRRCLGAAFATMEMTVVLRTLLRDFDLVPTADRGERWHSRGVAYAPAKGGRAVVRRRSTGGDS